A region from the Canis lupus dingo isolate Sandy chromosome 9, ASM325472v2, whole genome shotgun sequence genome encodes:
- the SLC25A39 gene encoding probable mitochondrial glutathione transporter SLC25A39 isoform X3, protein MADQDPGAISPLQQMVASGTGAVVTSLFMTPLDVVKVRLQSQRPSMASELMPPSRLWSLPYAKLPSSLQSTGKCLLYCNGVLEPLYLCPNGARCATWFQDPTRFTGTMDAFVKIVRHEGTRTLWSGLPATLVMTVPATAIYFTAYDQLKTFLCGRALTSDLYAPMVAGALARLGTVTVISPLELVRTKLQAQHVSYRELGACVRAAVAQGGWRSLWLGWGPTALRDVPFSALYWFNYELVKSWLSGLRPKDQTSVGMSFVAGGISGTVAAILTLPFDVVKTQRQVALGAVEAVRGFLPRIIKAAPSCAIMISTYEFGKSFFQRLNREQPLGP, encoded by the exons ATGGCTGATCAGGACCCTGGGGCTATTAGCCCCCTCCAACAAatggtggcttcaggaactgggGCTGTGGTCACCTCCCTCTTCA tGACACCCCTGGACGTGGTGAAAGTACGCCTGCAGTCTCAGCGCCCCTCGATGGCCAGTG AGCTGATGCCTCCCTCCAGACTCTGGAGCCTCCCCTACGCCAAAT tgcCCTCCTCTCTCCAATCCACAGGGAAGTGCCTCCTATACTGCAATGGTGTTCTGGAACCCCTGTACTTGTGTCCAAATGGTGCCCGCTGTGCCACCTGGTTTCAGGACCCTACCCGCTTCACTGGCACCATG GACGCTTTTGTGAAGATCGTGAGGCACGAGGGCACCAGGACCCTGTGGAGTGGCCTCCCAGCCACCTT GGTGATGACTGTGCCAGCCACTGCTATCTACTTCACTGCATATGACCAACTCAAGACCTTCCTTTGTGGTCGAGCCCTGACTTCTGACCTCTACGCACCCATGGTGGCTGGTGCCCTAGCCCGCT TGGGCACCGTGACTGTGATCAGCCCCTTGGAGCTGGTGCGGACAAAGCTGCAGGCCCAGCATGTGTCCTACCGGGAGCTGGGCGCCTGTGTCCGAGCAGCTGTGGCTCAGGGTGGCTGGCGCTCGCTATGGCTGGGCTGGGGCCCCACTGCCCTTCGGGATGTGCCCTTTTCAG CCCTGTACTGGTTCAACTATGAGCTGGTGAAAAGCTGGTTGAGTGGGCTCAGGCCAAAAGACCAGACATCCGTGGGCATGAGCTTTGTGGCTGGCGGCATCTCAGGGACG GTGGCGGCCATCCTGACTCTACCCTTCGACGTGGTGAAGACTCAACGCCAGGTCGCGCTGGGAGCGGTGGAGGCTGTGAGAG GCTTTCTCCCAAGGATCATCAAGGCCGCCCCTTCCTGTGCCATCATGATCAGCACGTATGAGTTCGGCAAAAGCTTCTTCCAGCGGCTCAACAGAGAACAGCCTCTGGGCCCTTAG
- the SLC25A39 gene encoding probable mitochondrial glutathione transporter SLC25A39 isoform X1 produces the protein MADQDPGAISPLQQMVASGTGAVVTSLFMTPLDVVKVRLQSQRPSMASELMPPSRLWSLPYAKLPSSLQSTGKCLLYCNGVLEPLYLCPNGARCATWFQDPTRFTGTMDAFVKIVRHEGTRTLWSGLPATLVMTVPATAIYFTAYDQLKTFLCGRALTSDLYAPMVAGALARLGTVTVISPLELVRTKLQAQHVSYRELGACVRAAVAQGGWRSLWLGWGPTALRDVPFSALYWFNYELVKSWLSGLRPKDQTSVGMSFVAGGISGTVAAILTLPFDVVKTQRQVALGAVEAVRVTPPRADSTWLLLRRIRAESGTRGLFAGFLPRIIKAAPSCAIMISTYEFGKSFFQRLNREQPLGP, from the exons ATGGCTGATCAGGACCCTGGGGCTATTAGCCCCCTCCAACAAatggtggcttcaggaactgggGCTGTGGTCACCTCCCTCTTCA tGACACCCCTGGACGTGGTGAAAGTACGCCTGCAGTCTCAGCGCCCCTCGATGGCCAGTG AGCTGATGCCTCCCTCCAGACTCTGGAGCCTCCCCTACGCCAAAT tgcCCTCCTCTCTCCAATCCACAGGGAAGTGCCTCCTATACTGCAATGGTGTTCTGGAACCCCTGTACTTGTGTCCAAATGGTGCCCGCTGTGCCACCTGGTTTCAGGACCCTACCCGCTTCACTGGCACCATG GACGCTTTTGTGAAGATCGTGAGGCACGAGGGCACCAGGACCCTGTGGAGTGGCCTCCCAGCCACCTT GGTGATGACTGTGCCAGCCACTGCTATCTACTTCACTGCATATGACCAACTCAAGACCTTCCTTTGTGGTCGAGCCCTGACTTCTGACCTCTACGCACCCATGGTGGCTGGTGCCCTAGCCCGCT TGGGCACCGTGACTGTGATCAGCCCCTTGGAGCTGGTGCGGACAAAGCTGCAGGCCCAGCATGTGTCCTACCGGGAGCTGGGCGCCTGTGTCCGAGCAGCTGTGGCTCAGGGTGGCTGGCGCTCGCTATGGCTGGGCTGGGGCCCCACTGCCCTTCGGGATGTGCCCTTTTCAG CCCTGTACTGGTTCAACTATGAGCTGGTGAAAAGCTGGTTGAGTGGGCTCAGGCCAAAAGACCAGACATCCGTGGGCATGAGCTTTGTGGCTGGCGGCATCTCAGGGACG GTGGCGGCCATCCTGACTCTACCCTTCGACGTGGTGAAGACTCAACGCCAGGTCGCGCTGGGAGCGGTGGAGGCTGTGAGAG TGACGCCCCCACGAGCCGACTCCACCTGGCTGCTGCTGCGGAGGATCAGGGCTGAGTCAGGCACCAGGGGGCTCTTTGCAG GCTTTCTCCCAAGGATCATCAAGGCCGCCCCTTCCTGTGCCATCATGATCAGCACGTATGAGTTCGGCAAAAGCTTCTTCCAGCGGCTCAACAGAGAACAGCCTCTGGGCCCTTAG
- the SLC25A39 gene encoding probable mitochondrial glutathione transporter SLC25A39 isoform X2, with protein MADQDPGAISPLQQMVASGTGAVVTSLFMTPLDVVKVRLQSQRPSMASELMPPSRLWSLPYAKWKCLLYCNGVLEPLYLCPNGARCATWFQDPTRFTGTMDAFVKIVRHEGTRTLWSGLPATLVMTVPATAIYFTAYDQLKTFLCGRALTSDLYAPMVAGALARLGTVTVISPLELVRTKLQAQHVSYRELGACVRAAVAQGGWRSLWLGWGPTALRDVPFSALYWFNYELVKSWLSGLRPKDQTSVGMSFVAGGISGTVAAILTLPFDVVKTQRQVALGAVEAVRVTPPRADSTWLLLRRIRAESGTRGLFAGFLPRIIKAAPSCAIMISTYEFGKSFFQRLNREQPLGP; from the exons ATGGCTGATCAGGACCCTGGGGCTATTAGCCCCCTCCAACAAatggtggcttcaggaactgggGCTGTGGTCACCTCCCTCTTCA tGACACCCCTGGACGTGGTGAAAGTACGCCTGCAGTCTCAGCGCCCCTCGATGGCCAGTG AGCTGATGCCTCCCTCCAGACTCTGGAGCCTCCCCTACGCCAAAT GGAAGTGCCTCCTATACTGCAATGGTGTTCTGGAACCCCTGTACTTGTGTCCAAATGGTGCCCGCTGTGCCACCTGGTTTCAGGACCCTACCCGCTTCACTGGCACCATG GACGCTTTTGTGAAGATCGTGAGGCACGAGGGCACCAGGACCCTGTGGAGTGGCCTCCCAGCCACCTT GGTGATGACTGTGCCAGCCACTGCTATCTACTTCACTGCATATGACCAACTCAAGACCTTCCTTTGTGGTCGAGCCCTGACTTCTGACCTCTACGCACCCATGGTGGCTGGTGCCCTAGCCCGCT TGGGCACCGTGACTGTGATCAGCCCCTTGGAGCTGGTGCGGACAAAGCTGCAGGCCCAGCATGTGTCCTACCGGGAGCTGGGCGCCTGTGTCCGAGCAGCTGTGGCTCAGGGTGGCTGGCGCTCGCTATGGCTGGGCTGGGGCCCCACTGCCCTTCGGGATGTGCCCTTTTCAG CCCTGTACTGGTTCAACTATGAGCTGGTGAAAAGCTGGTTGAGTGGGCTCAGGCCAAAAGACCAGACATCCGTGGGCATGAGCTTTGTGGCTGGCGGCATCTCAGGGACG GTGGCGGCCATCCTGACTCTACCCTTCGACGTGGTGAAGACTCAACGCCAGGTCGCGCTGGGAGCGGTGGAGGCTGTGAGAG TGACGCCCCCACGAGCCGACTCCACCTGGCTGCTGCTGCGGAGGATCAGGGCTGAGTCAGGCACCAGGGGGCTCTTTGCAG GCTTTCTCCCAAGGATCATCAAGGCCGCCCCTTCCTGTGCCATCATGATCAGCACGTATGAGTTCGGCAAAAGCTTCTTCCAGCGGCTCAACAGAGAACAGCCTCTGGGCCCTTAG
- the SLC25A39 gene encoding probable mitochondrial glutathione transporter SLC25A39 isoform X4 — protein sequence MVFWNPCTCVQMVPAVPPGFRTLPASLAPWVMTVPATAIYFTAYDQLKTFLCGRALTSDLYAPMVAGALARLGTVTVISPLELVRTKLQAQHVSYRELGACVRAAVAQGGWRSLWLGWGPTALRDVPFSALYWFNYELVKSWLSGLRPKDQTSVGMSFVAGGISGTVAAILTLPFDVVKTQRQVALGAVEAVRVTPPRADSTWLLLRRIRAESGTRGLFAGFLPRIIKAAPSCAIMISTYEFGKSFFQRLNREQPLGP from the exons ATGGTGTTCTGGAACCCCTGTACTTGTGTCCAAATGGTGCCCGCTGTGCCACCTGGTTTCAGGACCCTACCCGCTTCACTGGCACCATG GGTGATGACTGTGCCAGCCACTGCTATCTACTTCACTGCATATGACCAACTCAAGACCTTCCTTTGTGGTCGAGCCCTGACTTCTGACCTCTACGCACCCATGGTGGCTGGTGCCCTAGCCCGCT TGGGCACCGTGACTGTGATCAGCCCCTTGGAGCTGGTGCGGACAAAGCTGCAGGCCCAGCATGTGTCCTACCGGGAGCTGGGCGCCTGTGTCCGAGCAGCTGTGGCTCAGGGTGGCTGGCGCTCGCTATGGCTGGGCTGGGGCCCCACTGCCCTTCGGGATGTGCCCTTTTCAG CCCTGTACTGGTTCAACTATGAGCTGGTGAAAAGCTGGTTGAGTGGGCTCAGGCCAAAAGACCAGACATCCGTGGGCATGAGCTTTGTGGCTGGCGGCATCTCAGGGACG GTGGCGGCCATCCTGACTCTACCCTTCGACGTGGTGAAGACTCAACGCCAGGTCGCGCTGGGAGCGGTGGAGGCTGTGAGAG TGACGCCCCCACGAGCCGACTCCACCTGGCTGCTGCTGCGGAGGATCAGGGCTGAGTCAGGCACCAGGGGGCTCTTTGCAG GCTTTCTCCCAAGGATCATCAAGGCCGCCCCTTCCTGTGCCATCATGATCAGCACGTATGAGTTCGGCAAAAGCTTCTTCCAGCGGCTCAACAGAGAACAGCCTCTGGGCCCTTAG